The Nitrosomonadales bacterium nucleotide sequence TCATGGATACGTTTGACCTGGACGTCGAACAACGCATCGGTATTGAAAGTAACGCCGCAATCCTGTTTCACCAACTGCGCAAGGCGCGCCTTGTTTGTCTGGTTGGCCTTGCGCCACTGCGTCCCGAATGCCTGATTGTCAGCATGGGAAGCTAGTCGTTGCAACTGTGCAAGATCGGTTATCCAGCCATCGCCAATTTTCTTGGTGATCAATTGCCCAAGTGATGGATTTGCCCAAGCGAGCCAGCGTCGCTGGGTAACGCCATTGGTTTTGTTGTTGAATTTGTGAGGCCACAGTTCGTAAAAGTCGTGGAACAGGGTTTGTTCCAGTAACTGTGAGTGCAAGGCCGCGACGCCATTTACCGAAAAACTGGCCACGATGGCCAGATAGGCCATTCTGATCTGCGACTCTGACCCTTCCTCGATAATCGACATGCGCCTCAGTCGATCATTGTCTCCAGGCCACTGCCTTGAGACCTGCATCAGGTAACGGGCATTGATCTCATAGATAATTTCTAGCTGGCGCGGCAACAGGCTACTGAACATTCGCACAGGCCACTTTTCCAGCGCTTCGGGTAGCAAGGTGTGATTGGTGTAGGCGACCGTGTTGCTGGTAATCGCCCAAGCCATATCCCAGTCAAGCTCATACTCATCCATCAACAGGCGCATCAATTCCGGCACGACGCAGGTCGGGTGGGTATCGTTGAGCTGAAAGTGGTTCTTTTCCGCAAAATTCGTAAAATTCATGCCATGCCGTCTCACCCAGTTGCGTAGGATGTCCTGCAGACTCGCTGAAGCCAGAAAATATTGCTGGCGCAGGCGCAACTCCTTGCCGTTTTCGCTGGAATCGTTCGGGTAGAGCACCATGGTGATATGTTCGGCATCGTTCTTGGCGGCGACGGATTCGGTGTAGCTGCCGGCATTAAACTCGCCAAGATTGAATTCGTCGGTAGCGGCCGCACTCCATAGCCGCAAGGTATTTACCGTGCTGTTCCGGTATCCCGGAATGGGGACGTCATAGGGGACAGCAAGTACAGCTTGCGCGTCTACCCAGCGCACGCGCAATTCTCCCGCATGGTTGTGAAAACGTTCAGTGCGCCCGCCGAATCGAACCCGCTGAGTGAATTCGGGGCGTTCCAGTTCCCAGGGGTTTCCGTCTCTCAACCAGTGATCCGGTTCTTCGACCTGGTATCCACTTTCGATGCGTTGGCGGAACATCCCGTATTCATAACGGATGCCATAGCCCATCACGGGCAACTGCAAGGTCGCGCAACTGTCGAGGAAGCAGGCAGCCAAACGTCCCAAGCCACCGTTGCCCAATCCTGCATCATGTTCACGTTCGGCGATCTCTTCCAGTTCGATGCCGAGGTCGAGCATGGCACGTTCCGTTTCGTCCTGGATTCCCAGGTTCAGCATGGCATTGCCAAGAGCCCTTCCCATCAGGAATTCCAGAGACAGGTAATAAGCCCGTTTGCAACCGCTTTCATCGCAGGCGTATTTGGTATTTTTCCAGCGTTCCATCAAACGATCCCGCTGTGTGTAAGCCAAAGCGGTATACAGGTAATGGAGGGATCTGCAATTTTTGTCCCGCCCCAGCGTATGGCTGTAATAACGCCGGAAATCCGTCGCTATACTGCCATGGTCCATTCCGAGTGCAGGTAATTTAGTGAGTGTATTTTTCGGATTACTTTTGATTACTTGTTTGGATGCCATGAGTTTTTCGATCAAATGTTAAAGTGGTTCATCTGGAATATGGTTTGCAGCATAGGGCCTGTTCGAACAATAAGGCCGATATATATACTAACCGCGCCGGTGATGTGTCTGCTACGACCTCCCCAATACTTTCAGGTATACCGCGCGATATGCCTTGGCACTGGTTTCCCAACTGAAATCCTTGGCCATGCAGTTCTTGCGCAGCACTTTCCATTTGCGCTGGTCCTGGTAGAGGTCGACAGCACGTTTGACCGTGGCGAACAGGTTTTCTGCGGTCATGCCACCGAATACGAAGCCGCTGGCTGTCCCGTCCTTGAGCGTGTCCTCGGTGCAGTCGATGACCGAATCGGCCAGTCCTCCAGTAGCATGGACGACAGGCGGAGTACCGTAACGCTGGCTGTATAGCTGGTTCAGGCCGCATGGCTCGAAGCGCGATGGCATGATGAACATATCGGCTCCCGCCTCGATCAGGTGCGAGAGATCTTCGTTGAAGCCGATATAAGCGGCCATCTTTCCGGGATAACGATGCGACAAGTTGCTTGCCGTTTTCTGCATGGTCGCCTCCCCGCTACCGAGCATGGCCAATTGCACCGGCAATTCGGCCAAGCGTGGCGCGATTTCGAGCAACAGGTCCAGTCCCTTCTGGTAGGTGAAACGACTGACCACGCCCAGCAGCGGCACATCCGGGTCGACATCCAGCCCCATTTTGGTTTGCAATGCTTTTTTGTTGGCGGCCTTGCCGATCATTCGTGCGCTGCTGTAATGATGTTGCAGGTGCCGATCGGTTTCCGGATTCCACTCGTCGGTATCGATGCCGTTCAGGATGCCGGTGAGATCGTTGTTGCGTGCCGTAATCAATCCCTGCAAGCCGAAACCGAGTTCGGGATGCTGTATCTCCTTGGCGTAGGTCGGGCTGACGGTTGTGATGTGGTACGCGTAAAAGAGACCCGCCTTGAGGAAGGACATGTTGCCGTAGAGCTCGATCCCGTGGATGCCGAAACTGGAAGGTGGCAAATGCAGGTGTCTGGCGGTATCGGCCGAGAAATTACCCTGGAAGGCGAGATTGTGGATGGTGATGACATTCGGTTTGGCGCCCGGCGCGACACTCAGGTAGGCGCCAGCCAGGCCTGTTTGCCAGTCGTTGCAATGCAACAGGTCAGGATGCCAACTCAATGGTGACTTCGCGCAACTCAATATCGCCGCAACCTGGGACAGCAATCCGAAACGTTGCGGATTATCCATCCAGTCCTGGCCGTGGGAATCCTGATATGGTCCGCCGTCGCGCTGGTACAGATCCGGGCAGTCCAATACCAGCAACGGCACTCCATTGCCCATGATGCTGAAGATCAGGCGGGAAGGCGGAAAACCCGGCAAGTGCGCAAAATGTGCCACCACCTCGTTCGGGCCGAGCTGCGACATGACTTTCGGATAGCCGGGCACCAGTATGCGAACGTCAACACCAATGGAGCGCAACGCGGCTGGCAAGGCGCCACTGACGTCGGCCAAGCCTCCGGTCTTGATCAGCGGAGCGACTTCAGAAGTCGCAAACAGGATTTTCAATTCGGCCATGCCATTACTCTCCGTTCGTTAACAACGTTCTCTATGTCTAGAGCCAACGCATCATGCCCATCTCGAACGGATGGGTCAGCATCTCGTGATAGGGGTAGGCGCGAATGTGATATACCAGCTTGCCGCACAGCTCGGGCTGCACTTCGGCGGCGAATATGGTTTCGCCCGCATCTGTCATTGTGCCGGTCGCCTCGAAGCGATAGCGCCGCGCGGATTGCAGCAATTCCCTGCGCGTATGGAAACCCATCAGCATTTCCACCAGGACATCGCTCGGGTTGAGACCGTCCAATGCGACCGCCACTTCAAAGCGTAGCGTATCTCCATAGTTGATCGCGGTTTGGCCGGCATCCAGGCGCCGCAATTTGATGACAGGCCATGCCTGGCGGATACGCCTCTTCCATTCGGAAATGGCACGTGAGTTCTCGTACTGGCCCTGCTTGTACAGGCGATGTTGCTGGCTGGCCGGCAAATAGCACTTGGCAAGGTACTCGCCCACCATGCGTTTGGAATTGAAGCGCGGCATGATGGTTGCCATCGAGCGCTTGGCCATCTTCACCCAGTTTTGCGAAAACCCCATCTTGCCGTGTTCGTAGTACAACGGTAAGACCTGATCCTGCAGCAATTCATAAAGCGTGCGCATTTCTTCGCGTGTGCGGATATCCTCGTTCAGGAATTCAGATACCGGCTTGATTGCCCAACCGTTCTTGCCATCGTAGCTTTCTCCCCACCAGCCATCCAGCACCGACAGATTGATCACGCCATTCAGTCCCGCTTTCATCCCGGAAGTACCGCTCGCTTCCAGCGGATAAAGCGGATTGTTCAGCCATACGTCGACGCCGGACACCAGCTTGCGAGACAGTGCCAGATCGTAATTCTCCACGATCAGCACCTTGCCGATGAAATCTGGCATCTTGGAAATCTGCGTGATGCGGCGAATCAGGTCCTGTCCAGGCACGTCCGCCGGATGTGCCTTGCCGGCAAAAATGAAGACTGCCGGGCGCTCCGGGTTGTGCAGGATCTCGCGCAGCCAATTAAGATCGCCAAACAGCATGGTTGCGCGCTTGTAAGTTGCAAAGCGGCGCGCAAAACCGATCGTCAGGATGTTCGGGTTCTCCGGATTGACATATTTGAGCAAACGGTCCAGATGCGCCTCTGAACCATGATTGCGGAAATGCTGTGCGCTGATACGTTCGCGCACCATATTCAGCATTTTGGCTTTCAGCGACTGGTGGACGCTCCAGAACGCATGGTCCGGGATGTTATCGACATCCTCCCAGAATTCCACGTCATTCATGCGCATATTCCATTCCGACCCCAGATGTCGTTCCAGCACCTCGATCCATTCCGTTGCCAGGAAAGTGGGAGCATGCACACCATTGGTGACATAGGTTATCGGGTTCTCGCGGTGTTCGATTTCCGGCCACATGTCGCTGCATATCTGGGCAGATACATCTCCGTGGATGCGCGACACACCATTGTGGAAACGCGTGCCGCGAATCGCCAAGGTTGTCATATTGAATTCCGGACTGTCCTTGGTGCGCCCCAGCGCCATGAATTCATCATGGTTCAATTTGAGTGCCGGGTAATATTTCTCGAAGTAGGATTTCACCATGCCTTCGCTGAAGTGATCGTGGCCTGCCGGGACGGGCGTGTGCGTGGTGAAAACCGTATTGGCTGCGACGCATTCCAGTGCGGTGGCAAAATCCAGGCCGTCATTGCTGATTTTATGGCGGATGCGTTCCAGCACCAGGAAGGCCGCATGACCTTCGTTGATATGCCAGACGGTCGGCCTTAATCCCAGTTCGTGCAACGCGCGCACCCCTCCGATACCCAGCACAATCTCCTGTTCCATGCGCATCACCTTGTCCCCGCCATACAGGCGATGGGTAATGTCGCGATCATGGGCATTGTTGCTTTCCAGATCGGTATCCAGCAAATACAGTGTGATATGGCCGATCTTCGCCTGCCATATCTTGAGATTGAGTGTGCGATCCGGCAGTTCTACCGAAGTATAGGCATCGGTACCGTCGGCCCGTTTGGCCGGAGTAATGGGCAAATCATCGAAACTGGA carries:
- a CDS encoding glycogen/starch/alpha-glucan phosphorylase — its product is MASKQVIKSNPKNTLTKLPALGMDHGSIATDFRRYYSHTLGRDKNCRSLHYLYTALAYTQRDRLMERWKNTKYACDESGCKRAYYLSLEFLMGRALGNAMLNLGIQDETERAMLDLGIELEEIAEREHDAGLGNGGLGRLAACFLDSCATLQLPVMGYGIRYEYGMFRQRIESGYQVEEPDHWLRDGNPWELERPEFTQRVRFGGRTERFHNHAGELRVRWVDAQAVLAVPYDVPIPGYRNSTVNTLRLWSAAATDEFNLGEFNAGSYTESVAAKNDAEHITMVLYPNDSSENGKELRLRQQYFLASASLQDILRNWVRRHGMNFTNFAEKNHFQLNDTHPTCVVPELMRLLMDEYELDWDMAWAITSNTVAYTNHTLLPEALEKWPVRMFSSLLPRQLEIIYEINARYLMQVSRQWPGDNDRLRRMSIIEEGSESQIRMAYLAIVASFSVNGVAALHSQLLEQTLFHDFYELWPHKFNNKTNGVTQRRWLAWANPSLGQLITKKIGDGWITDLAQLQRLASHADNQAFGTQWRKANQTNKARLAQLVKQDCGVTFNTDALFDVQVKRIHEYKRQLLNILHVIHLYDRIKRGDTANWTPRCVLIGGKAAPGYAMAKNIIKLICNVAKVVNEDPEIGDQLKVAFLPNYRVTAMEIICSGTDLSEQISTAGKEASGTGNMKFMMNGALTIGTLDGANIEMREEVGAENFFLFGLTAEEVESRRASHNPSEIIEADEDLRRVMHLLSSGHFNQFEPYIFDPIIQSLTAYGDYWMTIADFRSYVDAQQRAADSFRDKERWTRMSILNTAASGKFSSDRTIQEYNEEIWKLEQIKAFPVS
- the glgA gene encoding glycogen synthase GlgA; translated protein: MAELKILFATSEVAPLIKTGGLADVSGALPAALRSIGVDVRILVPGYPKVMSQLGPNEVVAHFAHLPGFPPSRLIFSIMGNGVPLLVLDCPDLYQRDGGPYQDSHGQDWMDNPQRFGLLSQVAAILSCAKSPLSWHPDLLHCNDWQTGLAGAYLSVAPGAKPNVITIHNLAFQGNFSADTARHLHLPPSSFGIHGIELYGNMSFLKAGLFYAYHITTVSPTYAKEIQHPELGFGLQGLITARNNDLTGILNGIDTDEWNPETDRHLQHHYSSARMIGKAANKKALQTKMGLDVDPDVPLLGVVSRFTYQKGLDLLLEIAPRLAELPVQLAMLGSGEATMQKTASNLSHRYPGKMAAYIGFNEDLSHLIEAGADMFIMPSRFEPCGLNQLYSQRYGTPPVVHATGGLADSVIDCTEDTLKDGTASGFVFGGMTAENLFATVKRAVDLYQDQRKWKVLRKNCMAKDFSWETSAKAYRAVYLKVLGRS
- the glgP gene encoding alpha-glucan family phosphorylase, producing the protein MEKNTTYILQVRPKIPKRLARLEELANNLWYSWDRPTRALFARLHPGLWKATGQSPKAFLKRVAEQRLLEAAEDPVFIGNLNRVMAAYDTYHDNRFPGSSMDWLRKDDLIAYFCAEFGFHESFPIYSGGLGILAGDHCKAASDLRLPFIGVGLLYRQGYFHQTIDSDGNQIATNTDSSFDDLPITPAKRADGTDAYTSVELPDRTLNLKIWQAKIGHITLYLLDTDLESNNAHDRDITHRLYGGDKVMRMEQEIVLGIGGVRALHELGLRPTVWHINEGHAAFLVLERIRHKISNDGLDFATALECVAANTVFTTHTPVPAGHDHFSEGMVKSYFEKYYPALKLNHDEFMALGRTKDSPEFNMTTLAIRGTRFHNGVSRIHGDVSAQICSDMWPEIEHRENPITYVTNGVHAPTFLATEWIEVLERHLGSEWNMRMNDVEFWEDVDNIPDHAFWSVHQSLKAKMLNMVRERISAQHFRNHGSEAHLDRLLKYVNPENPNILTIGFARRFATYKRATMLFGDLNWLREILHNPERPAVFIFAGKAHPADVPGQDLIRRITQISKMPDFIGKVLIVENYDLALSRKLVSGVDVWLNNPLYPLEASGTSGMKAGLNGVINLSVLDGWWGESYDGKNGWAIKPVSEFLNEDIRTREEMRTLYELLQDQVLPLYYEHGKMGFSQNWVKMAKRSMATIMPRFNSKRMVGEYLAKCYLPASQQHRLYKQGQYENSRAISEWKRRIRQAWPVIKLRRLDAGQTAINYGDTLRFEVAVALDGLNPSDVLVEMLMGFHTRRELLQSARRYRFEATGTMTDAGETIFAAEVQPELCGKLVYHIRAYPYHEMLTHPFEMGMMRWL